In Oryza sativa Japonica Group chromosome 2, ASM3414082v1, the following are encoded in one genomic region:
- the LOC4328116 gene encoding rac-like GTP-binding protein 6, whose amino-acid sequence MSASRFIKCVTVGDGAVGKTCMLISYTSNTFPTDYVPTVFDNFSANVVVDGNTVNLGLWDTAGQEDYNRLRPLSYRGADVFLLAFSLISKASYENVSKKWIPELKHYAPGVPIILVGTKLDLRDDKQFFVDHPGAVPITTAQGEELRKQIGAPYYIECSSKTQLNVKGVFDAAIKVVLQPPKAKKKKKAQRGACSIL is encoded by the exons ATGAGCGCGTCCAGGTTCATAAAGTGCGTCACCGTCGGGGACGGCGCCGTCGGCAAGACCTGCATGCTCATCTCCTACACCTCCAACACCTTCCCCACT GATTATGTTCCGACGGTGTTTGACAACTTCAGTGCCAACGTCGTGGTTGATGGTAACACCGTCAACCTCGGGCTATGGGACACTGCAG GTCAGGAGGATTACAACAGACTGAGACCACTGAGTTATCGTGGAGCTGATGTTTTCCTTCTGGCCTTCTCGCTAATCAGCAAGGCCAGCTATGAGAATGTTTCAAAGAAG TGGATACCTGAGCTGAAGCATTATGCACCTGGTGTGCCTATCATCCTTGTGGGAACAAAGCTTG ATCTTCGAGATGACAAGCAGTTTTTTGTGGACCATCCTGGTGCTGTTCCTATCACCACTGCTCAG GGAGAGGAACTAAGAAAGCAAATAGGCGCCCCATACTACATCGAATGCAGCTCAAAGACCCAACTA AACGTCAAGGGCGTTTTCGATGCGGCAATAAAGGTGGTGCTGCAGCCACCCAaggcgaagaagaagaaaaaggcgCAAAGGGGGGCGTGCTCCATTTTGTGA